A DNA window from Undibacterium sp. YM2 contains the following coding sequences:
- the glyS gene encoding glycine--tRNA ligase subunit beta, producing the protein MSQTLLVELFTEELPPKALAKLGEAFSAGIVAGLKSRDFLEAESVATSYASPRRLAVSITGVRATSPDKLMREKVLPVSVALDAAGNATAPLGKKLAALGFPDLQVSDLERAVDGKAESFFYSYTAAGTALAPAVQTALEETIGKLPIPKVMSYQRPDGETVHFVRPVHKIIALHGAEIVPLSLLGLNSDRITKGHRFLSAGEVSIAKAEDYAASLKTEGKVIASFNERKEQIRAALLGKAGADQVLMPESLLDEVTALVEWPVVYECNFEQEFLAVPQECLILTMQTNQKYFALTDASGKLRSRFLIVSNLETSDPQYIIQGNERVVRPRLSDAKFFFEQDKKKTLESRLPLLANVVYHNKLGSQAERTQRVKTLAGQIAASLSGDVALTERAALLAKTDLLTDMVGEFPELQGIMGTYYAQHDGEHADVAAAASEHYQPRFAGDALPATLTGTAVALADKLETLVGIWGIGLQPTGDRDPFALRRHALGILRMLVEKRLPLSLNTLLAQAVALFAGNANFTDPTADVLNFLFDRLRGQLRDKGFSQNEVEAVVAQQPDTLDNIVERLQAVQAFAALPESEALAAANKRITNILKKAEGTPGAVQPALLQEAAEQALAKAMADVKPEVDAAFAKGDFTSALKTLAALRAAVDSFFNDVMVNAEDLSLRNNRLALLASLHGMMNQVADISKLAA; encoded by the coding sequence ATGAGCCAAACACTGTTAGTAGAATTATTTACCGAAGAGCTGCCACCCAAGGCCCTGGCCAAACTGGGTGAAGCATTTAGCGCAGGCATCGTCGCTGGTCTGAAGTCACGCGATTTTCTGGAAGCTGAATCTGTCGCGACCAGCTATGCCTCACCACGCCGCCTGGCTGTCAGCATCACTGGCGTGCGCGCCACATCCCCGGACAAGCTGATGCGTGAAAAAGTCTTGCCGGTATCCGTGGCACTGGATGCGGCTGGTAATGCAACAGCACCGCTGGGCAAGAAGCTGGCAGCACTGGGCTTCCCTGACCTGCAGGTCAGTGACCTCGAACGTGCAGTGGATGGCAAGGCTGAGAGCTTCTTTTACAGCTATACAGCCGCTGGTACTGCGCTGGCGCCGGCAGTGCAAACTGCGCTGGAAGAAACCATAGGCAAGCTGCCTATTCCTAAAGTCATGAGCTACCAGCGTCCCGATGGCGAGACTGTGCATTTTGTGCGCCCTGTGCACAAGATCATTGCCCTGCACGGCGCTGAGATTGTTCCACTGTCCTTGCTGGGTTTGAATAGTGACCGCATTACCAAAGGCCACCGTTTCCTGTCCGCCGGTGAAGTCAGTATTGCCAAGGCTGAAGACTATGCCGCCAGCCTGAAAACCGAAGGCAAGGTCATTGCCAGCTTCAATGAGCGCAAAGAACAGATACGCGCCGCCTTGCTGGGAAAAGCAGGTGCAGATCAGGTGTTGATGCCTGAATCCCTGCTCGATGAAGTCACGGCCCTGGTCGAATGGCCGGTAGTGTATGAATGCAATTTCGAACAAGAGTTTTTGGCTGTACCGCAAGAATGCCTGATTTTGACCATGCAAACGAATCAGAAATATTTTGCCCTGACAGATGCATCTGGCAAATTGCGTTCACGCTTTTTGATCGTCTCCAACCTCGAAACCAGCGACCCGCAATACATCATCCAGGGTAATGAGCGTGTCGTGCGCCCACGCCTGTCGGATGCAAAATTCTTCTTTGAGCAAGACAAGAAAAAGACCCTGGAGTCACGCCTGCCCTTGCTGGCAAATGTGGTCTATCACAATAAACTGGGTAGCCAGGCAGAACGTACGCAACGCGTTAAAACCCTGGCAGGCCAGATTGCTGCCAGCCTGAGTGGCGATGTCGCGCTGACCGAACGTGCCGCCCTGCTGGCCAAGACTGACCTGCTGACTGACATGGTCGGTGAATTCCCTGAATTGCAAGGCATCATGGGGACTTACTATGCCCAGCATGATGGCGAACACGCTGATGTGGCCGCTGCCGCGTCTGAACATTATCAACCACGTTTTGCAGGTGATGCATTGCCTGCAACGCTGACAGGTACTGCGGTAGCACTGGCTGACAAGCTGGAAACCCTGGTTGGTATCTGGGGTATAGGATTACAACCTACCGGTGACCGTGACCCGTTTGCGCTGCGCCGCCATGCCCTGGGCATCTTGCGCATGCTGGTGGAAAAACGCTTGCCGCTGTCGCTGAACACCCTGCTGGCACAAGCGGTAGCACTGTTCGCTGGTAATGCCAATTTCACAGACCCGACTGCCGATGTACTGAACTTCCTGTTTGACCGTCTGCGCGGCCAGTTGCGCGACAAGGGCTTTTCACAAAATGAAGTCGAAGCTGTGGTTGCCCAGCAACCAGACACGCTCGATAACATCGTTGAACGCCTGCAAGCTGTACAAGCCTTTGCTGCCCTGCCAGAATCAGAAGCACTGGCTGCTGCCAACAAGCGTATTACCAATATCCTCAAAAAAGCCGAGGGTACGCCAGGCGCAGTACAGCCAGCATTGTTGCAGGAAGCTGCAGAGCAGGCACTGGCCAAGGCCATGGCTGATGTCAAACCGGAAGTGGATGCGGCATTTGCCAAAGGTGACTTCACCAGTGCCTTGAAAACCCTGGCAGCCCTGCGTGCAGCGGTCGACAGCTTCTTCAATGATGTCATGGTGAATGCAGAAGACCTGTCCTTGCGGAATAACCGCCTGGCCTTGCTGGCCAGCCTGCATGGCATGATGAACCAGGTTGCCGACATTTCTAAGCTGGCAGCTTGA
- a CDS encoding 3'-5' exonuclease: MTEDQEVLLPPYPGIQEKDILLVQTPADAEQAYAEMLTADILGFDTESKPVFFKGQQSDGPHLIQLATDNKAYLFPTIKAQNIDAVKALLESKDILKVGFGLSDDMKRLKIKLGIVPQHVLDLARAMRESKQRDMGAKAAVAKFFGMQLQKSKKTSTSNWAAPALNDRQIMYAANDAQVALLVYRKWLALKQG; this comes from the coding sequence ATGACAGAAGATCAGGAAGTTCTCCTCCCCCCTTATCCTGGTATCCAGGAAAAAGACATACTGCTGGTACAGACGCCGGCAGACGCAGAGCAAGCCTATGCAGAGATGCTGACAGCCGATATTTTGGGTTTTGATACCGAATCCAAGCCAGTATTCTTTAAGGGCCAGCAATCTGATGGCCCGCATCTGATACAACTGGCTACCGACAACAAGGCTTATCTCTTCCCCACGATCAAGGCGCAAAATATCGATGCCGTGAAAGCCTTGCTGGAATCGAAAGACATACTCAAGGTTGGCTTTGGACTCAGCGATGACATGAAACGCCTGAAGATCAAACTCGGCATTGTGCCGCAGCATGTGCTTGATCTCGCACGCGCCATGCGTGAGAGCAAGCAACGCGACATGGGCGCAAAAGCGGCGGTCGCTAAATTCTTTGGCATGCAACTGCAAAAATCCAAAAAGACATCGACCTCCAACTGGGCTGCCCCAGCCTTGAATGACAGGCAAATCATGTATGCCGCCAATGATGCACAAGTGGCCTTGCTGGTCTATAGAAAGTGGCTGGCACTAAAGCAAGGATAA
- a CDS encoding LysR family transcriptional regulator, whose amino-acid sequence MDKFQAMQVFIAVVEQSSFTRAAEQLQMPRASVTLSIKQLETHLGTRLLQRTTRQVNTTADGDAYYQRCVRLLADLEETESAFSHSLLNPRGKLRINLQGSLGKSFVVPALPGFSAKYPLIELEVGMSDRLVDLVREGVDCVLRGGELRDSSMIARRVALMTQITCASSAYLQKHGVPITLDDLPAHLAVNYFSSQTGRNMDFEFVIGGKTQTLPLKGQLAVNDVDAYVAGAEAGYGLIQLPRFHVAAQLAAGSMQEVLPELRPPPMPVSILYPHHRQLSPRVRVFVEWLTELMQKHADKFKA is encoded by the coding sequence ATGGACAAATTCCAGGCTATGCAAGTCTTTATCGCCGTGGTCGAGCAAAGCAGCTTCACCCGCGCTGCCGAGCAATTGCAAATGCCCAGGGCTAGTGTGACCCTGAGTATCAAGCAATTGGAAACCCATCTGGGTACGCGTCTCTTGCAAAGGACTACGCGCCAGGTGAACACCACGGCGGATGGCGATGCTTACTATCAGCGTTGCGTGCGCCTGCTGGCTGATCTGGAAGAAACTGAGTCCGCATTCAGCCACAGCCTGCTTAATCCGCGTGGCAAGCTCAGGATTAATTTGCAAGGCTCGCTGGGCAAATCTTTCGTGGTTCCGGCCCTGCCAGGTTTTAGTGCCAAATACCCTTTGATAGAGCTGGAAGTTGGTATGAGTGACCGCCTGGTTGATCTGGTACGGGAAGGCGTCGATTGCGTCTTGCGTGGTGGTGAGTTGCGCGATTCCAGCATGATCGCCAGACGGGTAGCATTGATGACGCAAATTACCTGTGCCAGCAGCGCTTACCTGCAAAAGCATGGCGTGCCCATTACGCTGGACGATTTGCCTGCCCATCTGGCCGTGAATTATTTCTCATCACAAACTGGTCGGAATATGGATTTTGAATTTGTCATCGGCGGTAAAACCCAGACATTGCCTTTGAAAGGACAACTGGCAGTCAATGATGTTGACGCCTATGTTGCAGGAGCAGAAGCGGGTTATGGCCTAATACAACTGCCGCGCTTCCACGTTGCTGCCCAACTGGCTGCTGGCAGCATGCAGGAAGTTTTACCGGAGCTGCGGCCACCACCCATGCCGGTATCGATACTCTACCCTCACCACCGGCAGTTATCGCCCAGGGTGAGGGTATTCGTAGAATGGCTGACTGAGCTGATGCAAAAGCATGCAGACAAATTCAAGGCCTAA
- a CDS encoding aldo/keto reductase, protein MTRRQLGKQGPAVSALGLGCMGMSDLYGPADRGESIATIHAALDAGIDLLDTGDFYGMGHNELLIQEALQNLPRERVKISVKFGALRDPAGNWIGMDGRPAAVKNALAYSLKRLGIDHIDVYRLARIDPQVPVEDTIGAIADMVKAGYVRHIGMSEAGAASLRRAAAVHAISDLQIEYSLFSRGIEAEILPACRELGIGITAYGVLSRGLLSGHWSPERTTGARDFRSVSPRFQDGNLERNLALVEALRSIASSKGISVAQAAIAWVLAQGADIIPLVGARRRDRLTEALGALDVKLDAADLQAIATAVPSDAVAGNRYNDHAMALLDSEHAANH, encoded by the coding sequence ATGACAAGACGTCAATTGGGCAAACAAGGCCCGGCAGTTTCAGCACTGGGTTTGGGCTGCATGGGTATGTCGGACTTATATGGCCCGGCTGACCGTGGTGAAAGCATCGCCACTATCCATGCGGCACTGGATGCGGGCATAGACTTGCTTGATACAGGCGATTTTTATGGCATGGGCCATAATGAATTACTGATACAGGAAGCCTTGCAAAACCTGCCACGCGAGAGGGTCAAGATCAGCGTCAAATTCGGCGCACTGCGCGATCCAGCAGGCAACTGGATAGGCATGGATGGCAGACCCGCGGCCGTCAAAAATGCCCTGGCTTATAGCCTGAAGCGTCTGGGTATTGATCACATTGATGTCTACCGCCTGGCACGCATAGACCCGCAAGTACCCGTCGAAGACACCATAGGTGCGATTGCCGACATGGTGAAAGCCGGTTATGTACGCCACATCGGTATGTCTGAGGCAGGTGCTGCCAGCCTGCGTCGTGCGGCAGCCGTCCATGCCATCAGTGATTTGCAGATAGAGTACTCACTGTTTTCACGCGGCATAGAAGCTGAAATTTTGCCAGCCTGCCGCGAACTGGGCATAGGCATCACAGCCTACGGTGTGCTGTCACGTGGCTTGCTCAGCGGTCACTGGAGCCCGGAACGCACTACTGGCGCCAGGGATTTCCGCAGTGTCAGTCCACGTTTCCAGGATGGCAATCTGGAGCGTAACCTGGCCCTGGTAGAAGCCTTGCGCAGCATCGCCAGCAGCAAGGGCATCAGCGTGGCACAGGCGGCAATTGCCTGGGTACTAGCGCAAGGTGCAGATATCATTCCGCTGGTGGGCGCACGCCGTCGTGACCGTTTGACAGAGGCACTTGGTGCTCTTGATGTGAAGCTGGATGCGGCAGATTTACAGGCAATAGCTACTGCGGTGCCCAGCGATGCAGTAGCGGGTAATCGCTACAATGACCATGCCATGGCTTTGCTCGATAGTGAGCATGCAGCAAATCATTAA
- a CDS encoding GGDEF and EAL domain-containing protein has translation MAIVDPDLTLDAESHRLEEWYLLLGELSHCLWYTAELPEMLRGFCRILVQRAGYLCAEVELDLGDKSEVYRFRADRQAGKETKYLVLPLQRYGDVLAQLRVGADFDLSENGDACNILSRFANELAQAIHALSSTHEHHDLQDNMEMLALSVQQSPFAVVITNADGELEYGNDSFCRISGYALNEVLGKHVFWNSGDPADEKVMRIIKALKVGEHWQGDVLSHRKDGTAYWERQMVSPLCNANGHITHLVAVKQDITDSKFQLKEVEQALLLREQALVSSSNGIMITRSDDSDHSIVYVNPAFERITGYTAQEVIGREGRFLVREDLAQPDLEEIRSALREKRAGCALLRNYRKDGTQFWNELHISPVKDAVGAATTHFVSVINDVSERVNYQKELEYQATHDSLTGLANRNLLNDRITQAIAWAKRQDLSVGLMLLDLDHFKLINDASGHGAGDEMLKQVANRLSHCVRETDTVARLGGDEFVVILTDLPETGDVDIVAEKILAALARPFEINSHDVFVTASIGISLYPRDGDHGEILLRYADIAMYRVKEHGRNSVRQFIPEMGVTAISRLNMEGALRRALERHELTLHYQPKIELATGHIVGAEALVRWHHPQIGLIHPIEFIPLAEETGLILPLGEWVLAEACRQQVSWKKSGMADLKIAVNMSPRQFRQEDLSERVAAIFAETGADPSNVTLELTESMVMQDVNSTLVALRALKNLGLSISLDDFGTGYSSLSYLRRFPIDELKIDKSFINDIHENPDDAAIASAIIAMALSLSLSVVAEGVEKKEQAELLRKMGCSQVQGYYFGRPMDAVGFATRYREHINE, from the coding sequence ATGGCTATCGTTGATCCTGATCTGACTTTGGATGCCGAGTCACACCGGCTGGAAGAGTGGTATCTCTTGTTGGGGGAGCTTTCCCATTGTTTGTGGTACACGGCAGAATTGCCTGAGATGTTGCGTGGCTTTTGTCGCATCCTGGTACAGCGTGCTGGCTATTTGTGCGCCGAGGTGGAACTGGACTTGGGTGACAAGTCAGAAGTTTACCGCTTTCGCGCAGACAGACAGGCTGGAAAAGAGACAAAATACCTGGTCCTTCCTTTGCAGCGTTATGGTGATGTGCTGGCGCAATTGCGCGTTGGCGCTGACTTTGATCTCAGTGAAAATGGTGATGCATGCAACATACTGAGTCGCTTCGCCAACGAACTGGCGCAGGCCATCCATGCCCTCAGCAGTACCCATGAACACCATGATCTGCAAGACAATATGGAAATGCTGGCACTGTCTGTGCAGCAAAGCCCGTTTGCGGTAGTCATTACCAATGCCGATGGTGAGCTCGAATATGGCAATGACAGCTTTTGCCGTATTTCTGGCTATGCACTGAACGAGGTGCTGGGCAAGCATGTGTTCTGGAATTCTGGCGACCCTGCTGATGAAAAAGTCATGCGCATCATCAAGGCGCTCAAGGTTGGCGAGCACTGGCAGGGAGATGTACTCAGCCATCGCAAGGATGGCACAGCATACTGGGAAAGACAGATGGTCAGCCCCCTATGCAATGCAAACGGCCATATCACCCATCTGGTCGCTGTCAAACAAGACATTACCGATAGCAAATTCCAGTTGAAGGAAGTCGAACAGGCCTTGCTCTTGCGTGAACAGGCTTTGGTATCCAGCAGTAATGGCATCATGATTACCCGCAGTGATGACAGTGATCATTCCATCGTCTATGTGAATCCTGCTTTCGAACGTATTACTGGCTATACAGCACAGGAAGTCATAGGCAGGGAAGGGCGCTTTTTGGTCAGGGAAGACCTGGCACAACCTGATCTGGAAGAAATTCGCAGTGCCTTGCGGGAAAAAAGAGCAGGCTGCGCACTGCTGCGCAATTACCGCAAGGATGGTACGCAATTCTGGAATGAATTGCATATCTCACCCGTCAAGGATGCGGTGGGTGCGGCTACCACACATTTTGTCAGCGTCATCAACGATGTCAGCGAGCGCGTCAATTACCAGAAAGAGCTGGAATACCAGGCCACGCATGACAGCCTGACCGGTCTCGCCAACCGTAATTTACTGAATGATCGCATTACTCAAGCCATCGCCTGGGCCAAGCGCCAGGATTTGTCGGTGGGTTTGATGTTGCTCGACCTTGATCATTTCAAACTCATCAATGATGCCTCCGGCCATGGGGCCGGGGATGAAATGTTGAAGCAGGTTGCCAACCGGCTCAGTCATTGCGTGCGTGAAACCGATACAGTGGCGCGCCTGGGTGGTGATGAATTCGTCGTCATCCTGACTGATTTGCCTGAGACTGGCGACGTTGATATCGTCGCAGAAAAAATCCTGGCGGCCTTGGCGCGCCCGTTTGAAATCAATAGCCATGACGTGTTTGTCACTGCCAGCATAGGTATTTCGCTCTACCCGCGTGATGGTGATCATGGCGAGATTTTGCTGCGCTATGCCGACATTGCCATGTACCGCGTCAAGGAACATGGGCGCAATAGCGTGCGCCAGTTTATTCCCGAGATGGGTGTTACTGCCATCAGCCGCCTGAATATGGAAGGCGCATTGCGCCGTGCGCTGGAAAGGCACGAACTGACCTTGCATTACCAGCCCAAGATAGAACTCGCTACTGGCCACATAGTCGGCGCAGAAGCACTGGTGCGCTGGCATCATCCGCAGATAGGCTTGATACACCCCATAGAATTCATCCCGCTGGCAGAGGAAACCGGGCTGATATTACCGTTAGGTGAATGGGTGCTGGCAGAGGCTTGCCGCCAGCAAGTCAGCTGGAAAAAATCCGGCATGGCAGATCTGAAAATCGCCGTCAACATGTCGCCACGTCAGTTCAGGCAAGAGGATTTGTCCGAGCGCGTTGCCGCTATTTTTGCCGAGACAGGTGCCGACCCATCGAATGTCACACTGGAGCTGACCGAGAGCATGGTTATGCAGGATGTCAACAGTACACTGGTCGCATTGCGCGCCTTGAAAAACCTGGGTTTGTCGATATCGCTCGATGATTTTGGTACAGGTTATTCCAGTCTTTCTTACTTGCGGCGCTTCCCCATTGATGAACTCAAGATAGATAAATCTTTCATCAATGATATCCATGAAAATCCTGACGATGCAGCGATTGCCAGCGCCATCATTGCCATGGCTTTGAGCCTGAGTCTGAGTGTGGTTGCAGAGGGAGTCGAAAAGAAAGAGCAGGCCGAGCTTTTACGCAAAATGGGATGCAGCCAGGTACAGGGTTATTATTTTGGCCGCCCCATGGATGCCGTCGGATTTGCCACCCGCTATCGCGAACATATCAATGAGTAA
- the glyQ gene encoding glycine--tRNA ligase subunit alpha, whose amino-acid sequence MLTFQQIILTLQDYWDKQGCALLQPYDMEVGAGTSHTGTFLRAIGPEPWRAAYVQPSRRPKDGRYGENPNRLQHYYQYQVVLKPAPENILDLYLGSLKALGLDLQQNDIRFVEDDWENPTLGAWGLGWEVWLNGMEVTQFTYFQQVGGLDCKPILGEITYGLERLAMYLQGVDNIYDLVWTEREENGKTLRLSYGDVFHQNEVEQSTFSFEYSNTDFLFSLFTNYEAEAKRLLEVTEKSLALPAYEMILKAAHTFNLLDARGAISVTERAAYIGRIRNLSRAVAAAYYASREALGFPMCAADDKHKPAPATVAASV is encoded by the coding sequence ATGCTCACATTTCAACAAATTATCCTGACATTACAAGATTACTGGGACAAGCAAGGCTGCGCCCTGCTGCAACCTTACGATATGGAAGTGGGCGCGGGTACTTCGCATACCGGCACTTTCTTGCGCGCCATCGGGCCAGAGCCATGGCGTGCGGCATATGTACAACCATCACGCCGCCCCAAGGATGGCCGTTATGGTGAAAACCCTAACCGCCTGCAACACTATTACCAATATCAGGTGGTGTTGAAGCCTGCACCGGAAAATATCCTCGACCTTTACCTGGGTTCTTTGAAAGCCCTGGGTCTGGATTTGCAACAAAACGACATACGTTTTGTGGAAGATGACTGGGAAAACCCTACCCTGGGTGCCTGGGGCCTGGGCTGGGAAGTCTGGCTGAATGGTATGGAAGTCACGCAATTCACTTACTTCCAGCAAGTTGGTGGTTTGGATTGCAAACCTATCCTCGGTGAAATCACCTATGGCCTCGAACGTCTGGCCATGTATCTGCAAGGTGTAGACAATATCTATGACCTGGTCTGGACTGAGCGTGAAGAAAACGGCAAGACCCTGCGCCTGTCGTATGGTGATGTATTCCATCAAAATGAAGTTGAGCAATCGACCTTCAGCTTTGAATATTCGAACACTGATTTCCTGTTCTCCCTGTTTACCAACTATGAAGCAGAAGCGAAGCGCCTGCTGGAAGTGACAGAAAAATCCCTGGCCCTGCCTGCTTATGAAATGATCTTGAAGGCTGCGCATACGTTCAACTTGCTGGATGCGCGTGGCGCGATTTCTGTGACTGAGCGTGCTGCCTACATAGGCCGCATACGCAATCTCTCGCGTGCCGTGGCTGCGGCTTACTATGCATCGCGTGAAGCACTGGGCTTCCCCATGTGCGCTGCGGATGACAAGCACAAGCCTGCTCCCGCTACGGTTGCTGCTTCTGTATAA